The Lycium barbarum isolate Lr01 chromosome 12, ASM1917538v2, whole genome shotgun sequence genome includes a region encoding these proteins:
- the LOC132624651 gene encoding uncharacterized protein LOC132624651: protein MKNHENRPTGVAPLPEVNEVYTHYSRRGKGRGPGRGHDNSRGRDNSRGRYNGQRRNYFPGVNHSSKKNHHQKGKKKNDRHEVPETRGSENKSYRCDGSGHWSRTCRTAKHLVELYQASIKRKVKNLEANFISENQIDITHLDVVDFFEHPEGKINHLIGHGSVVRDD, encoded by the coding sequence ATGAAAAATCACGAGAATCGACCTACTGGCGTTGCACcactccccgaagtgaatgaggtGTATACCCACTACTCCAGGCGTGGAAAAGGTCGTGGCCCCGGTCGTGGTCATGATAATAGTCGTGGTCGTGATAATAGTCGTGGTCGTTATAATggtcaaagaagaaattattttccTGGTGTTAATCACTCTTCAAAGAAAAATCACCaccaaaaagggaaaaagaagaaTGATAGGCATGAAGTGCCAGAAACACGTGGCTCAGAAAACAAAAGCTATCGATGTGATGGAAGTggacactggtcacgtacctgtcgtacagCAAAGCACTTGGTTGAGCTTTATCAGGCATCAATTAAAAGAAAAGTGAAAAATCTCGAAGCTAATTTTATCTCTGAAAATCAAATTGACATCACACACTTGGATGTAGTAGATTTCTTTGAGCACCCTGAAGGAAAGATAAATCACTTGATTGGTCATGGTTCTGTGGTTAGAGATGATTGA